The following are from one region of the Gloeomargarita lithophora Alchichica-D10 genome:
- a CDS encoding glucose 1-dehydrogenase, with protein sequence MARKLEGKVALVTGSSQGIGQGIAIRLAEEGAKVVINYRSNPQGAEATLEKVQAAGGQCHMAEGFCNIERGYSIGADLGLIDDVCRLISQSIDHFGHLDILVNNAGIEKHAPFWEVTERDYEAVMNVNIKGVFFATQSMVKHLIATKRTGKIINISSVHEDLPFPNFTAYCVSKGGLKMLTRNLSVELGPLGITINNVAPGAIETPINTKLLNDPTKLNALLQNIPLNRLGQPGDVASMVAFLASDEASYITGTTFFVDGGLLWSYHEQ encoded by the coding sequence ATGGCAAGAAAATTAGAGGGTAAAGTGGCTCTGGTGACGGGCAGTAGCCAGGGCATTGGTCAGGGGATTGCCATTCGTCTGGCGGAGGAGGGTGCCAAAGTCGTGATCAACTACCGCTCTAATCCCCAGGGGGCGGAAGCGACTCTGGAAAAAGTTCAAGCGGCGGGCGGCCAGTGCCACATGGCGGAGGGGTTTTGTAATATCGAACGGGGCTACAGCATTGGGGCGGATTTGGGGTTGATTGATGATGTGTGTCGCCTGATTTCCCAGAGTATTGACCACTTTGGGCATTTGGATATTTTGGTAAATAATGCCGGGATTGAAAAACACGCGCCCTTTTGGGAAGTGACAGAACGGGATTACGAAGCGGTGATGAATGTGAATATCAAGGGGGTGTTTTTTGCGACCCAATCCATGGTGAAGCATTTAATAGCAACCAAACGCACCGGCAAAATTATCAATATCAGTTCGGTGCATGAGGATTTACCGTTTCCAAATTTCACCGCCTACTGTGTGAGCAAGGGGGGCTTGAAAATGCTCACCCGCAATCTATCGGTGGAGTTGGGACCTTTGGGAATTACGATCAATAATGTGGCGCCGGGGGCGATTGAAACGCCGATTAATACTAAATTGCTCAACGACCCAACGAAGCTGAATGCGTTATTGCAAAATATCCCCCTCAATCGCCTGGGACAACCGGGGGATGTGGCTTCCATGGTGGCTTTCTTAGCTTCCGATGAGGCGAGTTATATCACCGGCACCACCTTTTTTGTGGATGGGGGTTTACTCTGGAGTTATCACGAGCAGTAG
- a CDS encoding uracil-DNA glycosylase, with protein MAEQMDLFQFIPDAPPAVPDPPGTYDNLEQLTAVCQTCQKCDLAHTRTQVVVSRGNPQASLMIIGEGPGQQEDETGLPFVGRAGQLLDKILAAVNFDSERDVYICNVVKCRPPKNRNPEPSEIAACKPYLLAQIRFVQPQVILLTGAVAVQAILGEKRGITKIRGQWFTWEGYDCMPVLHPAYLLRNPSREVGSPKWLMWQDIQAVRAKLDTLATG; from the coding sequence ATGGCGGAACAAATGGATTTGTTTCAATTCATTCCTGATGCGCCGCCAGCGGTACCCGACCCGCCCGGAACCTATGACAATCTGGAGCAATTAACCGCCGTTTGTCAAACCTGTCAAAAATGCGATCTAGCCCATACCCGTACCCAGGTGGTGGTCAGTCGGGGCAACCCCCAGGCATCCCTGATGATCATCGGTGAAGGGCCGGGGCAACAGGAGGACGAAACCGGTTTGCCGTTTGTGGGACGGGCGGGGCAGTTATTGGATAAAATTTTGGCCGCCGTCAATTTTGATTCTGAACGGGATGTCTATATCTGCAACGTGGTCAAATGCCGTCCACCGAAGAATCGCAACCCGGAACCCAGCGAAATTGCCGCCTGTAAACCCTACCTGCTGGCGCAAATTCGTTTCGTCCAGCCACAGGTAATTTTACTCACCGGAGCGGTGGCGGTGCAGGCGATTTTGGGCGAAAAACGGGGGATTACCAAAATTCGGGGGCAGTGGTTCACCTGGGAGGGCTATGACTGTATGCCGGTGTTGCATCCCGCCTATCTGCTACGGAACCCGTCCCGGGAGGTGGGCAGTCCCAAATGGCTGATGTGGCAGGACATTCAGGCCGTGCGTGCCAAATTGGACACCTTGGCGACGGGTTAA
- a CDS encoding mechanosensitive ion channel family protein, giving the protein MGSIRRWFSTLLVLVGFWWLFTTWPVLAQQRPVPQLLSRRASAVVVDGRPLFDVRDSGTLTGVERADTVNRVLVQEIEQRGLNRNRVSAVTIVEDVTSGQLTLRLNDQHLLTITSADLGAERSPQVQAEVWKRYIDTALIQAQQERTPGYRSQALLFTAITLGLAVVGHLGLGWLRRWFVRYLTRTVHATAPHLEGTLRLISQMAFIGVQSGLWLAVFIYTTDLFPLSRSGRYYLFRSLIVGLTTSIITLGERGYSVLDLLVLLTLFVLLWIFSGTVAGVLKSRVLQMAGADQRVRELVAVFTRYVLVLLGSIILLQIWGLDVSSLTLLASVLGVGIGFGLQNTANNFVSGLIITLERPIQVGDFINVGDLQGTVERIGTRTTEIRTLDRVSIIVPNSRFVDNQVINWSLGNPVSRLHIPVGVAYGSPVETVRTALLEAARRHPDVLANPAPQVWLVNFGDSAIMFDLLVWICEPREQYRIKSDLYYRVVESLAKHDIAIPFPQRDVHISGLEQMMHHWAPKANEPVPNGQKELNNLA; this is encoded by the coding sequence ATGGGGAGCATCCGTCGCTGGTTCAGTACGTTGCTGGTATTGGTGGGGTTCTGGTGGCTATTTACCACTTGGCCGGTTTTGGCACAGCAGCGCCCGGTGCCCCAATTATTGTCCCGGCGGGCTTCGGCGGTGGTGGTGGATGGTCGTCCCCTGTTTGATGTGCGGGATTCGGGCACCCTGACGGGGGTGGAGCGGGCGGATACGGTGAATCGGGTACTCGTTCAAGAAATTGAGCAACGGGGATTGAACCGCAATCGGGTATCGGCGGTGACCATTGTGGAAGATGTCACCAGCGGCCAACTGACGCTCCGGTTGAATGACCAGCATTTGTTGACCATTACCAGTGCGGACTTGGGCGCAGAACGCAGTCCCCAGGTGCAGGCGGAAGTCTGGAAGCGGTACATTGACACGGCTTTGATTCAAGCGCAACAGGAGCGTACCCCTGGCTACCGTTCCCAAGCCTTGCTTTTCACGGCCATTACCCTGGGGCTGGCCGTTGTCGGGCATCTGGGATTGGGTTGGTTGCGGCGGTGGTTTGTGCGCTATCTGACCCGGACGGTACACGCCACGGCTCCGCACCTGGAGGGCACCCTGCGCCTGATTAGCCAAATGGCCTTTATTGGGGTGCAGAGTGGTCTGTGGCTGGCGGTCTTTATCTACACCACGGATTTGTTTCCCCTGAGTCGGAGTGGCCGTTATTATCTATTCCGGTCTTTGATTGTGGGACTGACCACCTCGATTATTACCCTGGGGGAACGGGGCTATTCGGTTTTGGATTTGTTGGTGCTGTTGACGCTGTTTGTCCTGCTGTGGATTTTTTCGGGGACGGTGGCGGGGGTACTCAAATCCCGGGTACTGCAAATGGCGGGGGCAGACCAGCGGGTGCGGGAGTTGGTGGCGGTGTTTACCCGCTATGTGCTGGTGCTGTTGGGTTCGATTATCCTCCTGCAAATCTGGGGGTTGGATGTCAGTTCTCTCACCCTGCTGGCGAGCGTCCTGGGGGTGGGGATCGGGTTTGGGTTACAAAATACGGCCAATAACTTTGTCAGCGGTTTGATCATTACCTTGGAGCGACCGATCCAGGTGGGGGATTTTATCAATGTGGGGGATTTGCAGGGCACGGTGGAGCGCATCGGCACCCGGACTACGGAAATTCGTACCCTGGATCGGGTATCTATCATTGTCCCCAATTCCCGCTTTGTGGATAACCAGGTGATCAACTGGAGTTTGGGCAATCCGGTGTCCCGCCTGCATATCCCGGTGGGGGTGGCCTACGGTTCGCCGGTGGAAACGGTGCGGACGGCGCTGCTGGAGGCGGCTCGCCGTCATCCCGACGTGTTGGCCAATCCCGCCCCCCAGGTGTGGTTGGTGAATTTTGGCGATAGTGCGATCATGTTTGACCTGTTGGTGTGGATTTGTGAACCGAGAGAGCAGTATCGGATCAAAAGTGACCTGTATTATCGAGTAGTCGAAAGTCTCGCCAAACATGACATTGCCATTCCTTTTCCCCAGCGGGATGTGCATATTTCGGGATTGGAACAAATGATGCACCATTGGGCACCAAAAGCCAACGAACCGGTGCCGAATGGGCAAAAAGAATTGAATAATTTAGCCTAA
- the pheA gene encoding prephenate dehydratase, translating to MSPDPRIAYLGPAGTNSETVAHCFGQRWSQPAWLATSTIAQVLHHVAQGHADYGVVPVENSLEGSVTTTLDLLWQLPDLYIQQGLILPILHSLVSHCAEINQIQRVYSHPQALGQCQYWLEEHLPHIPWLPTRSTSEALQYVQPEAGSAAIASPRAAQLWHLPILAQDLAADNFTRFWVVGGIFQREGTHTSLAFSVPANRPGALVRVLAHFAQAEINLSRIESRPTRRSLGEYFFCVDLEGAQTQPRIGAALDGLGRETSRLCNYGSYTITPVEIPVDCPN from the coding sequence ATGTCCCCTGACCCACGGATTGCCTACCTCGGCCCGGCTGGCACCAACAGCGAGACGGTCGCCCACTGCTTTGGTCAACGCTGGTCTCAGCCCGCTTGGCTGGCCACCAGTACCATTGCCCAGGTGTTGCACCATGTTGCCCAAGGTCACGCCGATTATGGGGTTGTCCCGGTGGAAAATTCCCTGGAGGGGAGTGTCACCACCACCCTTGACCTGCTCTGGCAGTTGCCGGATTTATACATTCAACAGGGGCTGATCCTACCTATTTTGCACAGCTTGGTTAGCCATTGTGCCGAAATTAACCAGATTCAACGGGTGTATTCCCACCCCCAGGCGTTAGGTCAATGTCAATACTGGTTGGAGGAGCATCTTCCGCATATTCCCTGGTTGCCCACCCGTTCTACCAGTGAGGCATTGCAGTATGTGCAACCGGAAGCGGGGTCAGCGGCGATTGCTTCACCCCGGGCGGCGCAGTTGTGGCATTTACCCATCCTGGCGCAGGATTTGGCCGCTGATAATTTCACCCGGTTTTGGGTGGTGGGAGGGATTTTTCAGCGGGAGGGCACCCACACGTCCCTGGCGTTTAGCGTCCCGGCCAATCGCCCCGGTGCCCTGGTGCGGGTCTTGGCGCATTTTGCCCAGGCGGAAATCAATCTCAGCCGGATCGAATCCCGTCCCACCCGCCGTTCCCTGGGGGAATACTTTTTTTGTGTTGACTTGGAGGGTGCCCAGACCCAACCTCGGATTGGGGCGGCTTTGGATGGTCTCGGTCGGGAAACCAGCCGTTTATGTAATTATGGTAGCTATACAATTACCCCGGTGGAGATACCGGTGGATTGCCCGAATTAG
- a CDS encoding DUF1997 domain-containing protein, which translates to MLVHFAAQESVTVPVPRQPIPIEHYLRQPQRLVYAIADPQQVEALGEQVYRLKMRPRNFFSFTIQPVVDMRVWTEASNILRLQSVGCEIRGVPYIDRRFGLDLTGSLQAVRSSRSSSLVGQVALRVEVEVPPPLNMMPQMLVEAAGDSLLSSVLGLIKQQLTRQLITDYQQWVASTTQAQANNSQGNLVWES; encoded by the coding sequence ATGTTGGTGCATTTTGCGGCTCAGGAGTCGGTGACCGTGCCCGTGCCGCGCCAACCTATTCCCATTGAACATTACCTGCGCCAACCCCAGCGTTTGGTTTATGCGATTGCCGACCCCCAACAGGTGGAAGCCTTGGGTGAGCAGGTGTATCGGCTCAAGATGCGCCCCCGCAATTTTTTCTCATTTACGATCCAGCCGGTGGTGGATATGCGGGTATGGACGGAAGCCTCGAATATCCTGCGGTTGCAGTCCGTGGGCTGTGAGATTCGGGGGGTGCCCTACATTGACCGGCGGTTTGGTTTGGATTTAACCGGCAGTTTGCAGGCGGTGCGTTCGTCCCGGTCGTCTTCGCTGGTGGGGCAGGTGGCTTTGCGGGTGGAAGTGGAGGTGCCCCCGCCCTTGAATATGATGCCCCAAATGCTGGTGGAAGCCGCCGGGGATAGCTTGCTCAGCAGTGTTTTGGGGTTGATCAAACAACAATTGACCCGGCAACTGATCACCGATTACCAGCAGTGGGTCGCCAGCACTACCCAGGCGCAGGCCAACAATTCTCAGGGCAATTTGGTTTGGGAAAGCTGA
- a CDS encoding ribonuclease HII, with amino-acid sequence MVTHLQLGVDEVGRGALCGPVVSAAVVLDGAGMAKLRQGGLRESKQLSPKQRQAWVPRIQALALAWHIAWAEPQEIDTYNILQATLLSMRRAVMAIPLTPDICLVDGCHAIPDLPYPQRAVIQGDATEISIAAASILAKVWRDEYLCQLAPAYPVYNLACNKGYGTLNHRLALQRYGPSSIHRLSFRPCQLSQTKLP; translated from the coding sequence ATGGTAACCCACTTGCAATTAGGTGTGGATGAGGTGGGGCGGGGTGCCCTTTGTGGTCCGGTGGTGAGTGCCGCCGTGGTTCTGGATGGGGCGGGCATGGCCAAATTACGGCAGGGGGGACTGCGGGAAAGTAAGCAATTATCACCAAAACAACGGCAAGCCTGGGTGCCTCGGATTCAAGCCCTGGCTCTGGCGTGGCACATTGCCTGGGCCGAACCCCAGGAGATTGATACCTACAACATTCTCCAGGCGACCTTGCTATCCATGCGGCGGGCAGTGATGGCCATTCCCCTCACCCCCGATATTTGCCTGGTGGACGGGTGCCATGCCATTCCCGATTTGCCCTATCCCCAACGGGCGGTAATCCAGGGCGATGCTACCGAAATCTCCATTGCCGCCGCCAGCATTTTGGCTAAAGTCTGGCGGGATGAATATCTCTGTCAATTGGCACCGGCATACCCGGTTTATAATTTAGCTTGCAATAAGGGCTACGGCACCCTTAATCACCGGCTGGCGTTACAACGCTACGGGCCGAGCAGTATCCACCGCCTGTCTTTTCGTCCCTGTCAGCTTTCCCAAACCAAATTGCCCTGA
- a CDS encoding DUF1997 domain-containing protein, whose translation MAEFTPFHSTFSDCMPMYAPAQRVGQYLDAHQDWFQRCAQPMQVEALGSTGYALGLGRFGALGYELEPRIGLDLLPASAQTYGIRTISVPGYAPEEYQVDFQASLTLVETPISPELALELPHLTVMTRVDWHLDLGVAVRFPRFIKVLPEPLIQRTGDSLLGQIVRQISRRLTRRVQEDFHQTQELPMPRPVHQFRWRRHRQPGGNQRVC comes from the coding sequence ATGGCTGAGTTTACCCCCTTTCACAGCACCTTTAGCGACTGTATGCCCATGTATGCCCCGGCGCAGCGGGTGGGGCAATACCTGGATGCCCACCAGGATTGGTTCCAACGCTGTGCCCAGCCGATGCAGGTAGAAGCCCTTGGCAGTACCGGCTATGCCCTGGGGTTGGGGCGATTTGGGGCCTTGGGCTATGAATTGGAACCCCGGATTGGTTTGGATTTGCTCCCCGCCTCTGCCCAGACCTACGGCATCCGGACTATTTCTGTGCCGGGGTATGCGCCGGAGGAATATCAGGTGGATTTTCAGGCCAGTTTGACGCTAGTGGAAACGCCCATATCCCCTGAACTAGCCCTAGAGTTACCCCACCTGACGGTGATGACCCGGGTGGATTGGCATTTGGATTTGGGGGTGGCGGTGCGTTTTCCCCGCTTTATCAAGGTGTTGCCGGAACCGTTGATCCAACGCACGGGGGATAGCTTGTTGGGGCAGATTGTGCGCCAAATTTCCCGCCGGTTGACCCGCCGGGTGCAGGAGGATTTTCACCAAACCCAGGAATTACCCATGCCCCGCCCGGTGCATCAATTTCGCTGGCGCCGCCACCGCCAACCCGGGGGCAACCAACGGGTCTGTTGA
- a CDS encoding heavy metal translocating P-type ATPase, translating to MTITSGLPATQHILLDVQGMKCGGCVRSVERHLRTYPGVLAVTVNLATRQAQVLGDVTQVIPEKLAQFLTQKGFPSRPHRLWDTPTLSLNQASWQLILAVGLLLVSGLAHLPGGHHHWPWLHHPLTEWLLATVTLLLPGRGMLISGWQSWRTGAPTMYTLVGLGVTVAYIASTIAWLWPQLGWERFFQEVVMVVALMLVGQTLELRARQRAGRALQSLVALQPPTARLLSPQGVWEQVPLTQVRVGQVVRVEAGETLPVDGVIREGLTLVDAAMLTGESLPVTQKPGDQVYSGTVNLTDAVMVEVTATGGATRLGQIIHLVLTAQTRKAPVQGIADRVAGWFTYGVMGIAGVTLLFWGLVAPWFWPDLGHPWLVAVHRLTAVLVVACPCALGLATPMAILVGLTRGAQRGLLIRGGDILEQVAPVDWLVFDKTGTLTQGHPQVAQVQLLAPHPVVDNSQELWQLAAQLEWGSTHPLAVGIRQSAPLTQRTWQINGIHLEPGVGVTAQVDGYPVTLGRWPMDNPLPIALEPGQTVVAFQVGGKPVGVLHLQDQVRPEAAAVVQELQAQGIQVRVLSGDRPEVVQHLAQTLGLRSDQVQGGLFPADKVAWVTQWQNQGQRVAVVGDGSNDAPALVAAHVGMAMAQGTQVALESAGIVLIHNNLRDVVAALTLSRRTLAKIYQNLAWAFLYNVIAIPLAAGVFLPWGWALTPTLAAGLMAGSSLGVILNSLTLRPPAPSP from the coding sequence ATGACGATCACCAGCGGCCTTCCCGCCACGCAACATATTTTGTTAGATGTCCAAGGAATGAAATGCGGCGGCTGTGTGCGCTCGGTAGAACGACATTTACGCACCTATCCGGGGGTGCTGGCGGTGACGGTGAATTTGGCGACCCGGCAAGCCCAGGTGCTGGGCGATGTCACCCAGGTCATTCCCGAAAAGCTCGCCCAATTTCTTACCCAAAAAGGGTTTCCCAGCCGTCCCCATCGCCTTTGGGACACGCCGACTCTATCCCTTAATCAGGCCAGTTGGCAGCTGATTTTGGCGGTGGGGTTGCTTTTGGTTTCTGGGTTGGCGCATTTACCGGGGGGACATCACCATTGGCCGTGGTTGCATCACCCCCTGACGGAGTGGCTTTTGGCGACAGTGACCCTGCTGTTGCCGGGGCGGGGAATGCTTATCTCCGGTTGGCAAAGTTGGCGTACCGGGGCACCGACCATGTACACCCTGGTGGGTTTGGGGGTAACGGTGGCCTATATTGCCAGCACCATAGCTTGGCTGTGGCCGCAGTTGGGATGGGAGCGATTTTTCCAGGAAGTGGTGATGGTGGTTGCCCTGATGTTGGTCGGGCAAACCTTGGAATTGCGGGCACGGCAGCGGGCGGGACGAGCCTTACAGTCGTTGGTGGCACTCCAACCCCCCACGGCCCGGTTACTTTCTCCCCAGGGGGTATGGGAGCAGGTGCCCTTGACCCAGGTGCGGGTGGGGCAGGTGGTGCGGGTGGAAGCGGGGGAAACCTTGCCGGTGGATGGGGTGATTCGGGAGGGGCTGACCCTGGTGGATGCGGCGATGCTGACGGGGGAATCCCTGCCGGTGACCCAAAAACCGGGGGATCAGGTCTATAGCGGCACGGTGAATTTAACCGATGCGGTAATGGTGGAAGTTACGGCCACTGGGGGAGCCACCCGTTTGGGTCAGATTATCCATTTAGTTTTGACCGCCCAAACCCGCAAAGCCCCGGTGCAGGGGATTGCCGACCGGGTGGCGGGGTGGTTTACCTATGGGGTGATGGGGATTGCGGGGGTGACCTTGCTGTTTTGGGGGCTGGTGGCACCCTGGTTTTGGCCGGATTTGGGACATCCCTGGCTGGTGGCGGTGCATCGGCTCACGGCGGTGCTGGTGGTGGCCTGTCCCTGTGCGCTGGGGTTGGCGACCCCGATGGCAATTTTGGTGGGTTTGACCCGGGGGGCACAACGGGGTTTGTTGATCCGGGGCGGGGACATTCTGGAGCAGGTGGCACCGGTGGATTGGCTGGTGTTTGATAAAACCGGCACCCTCACCCAAGGGCACCCCCAAGTAGCACAAGTGCAATTACTCGCCCCGCATCCTGTGGTAGATAATTCCCAGGAACTCTGGCAGTTGGCGGCGCAGTTGGAATGGGGCAGTACCCATCCTTTGGCGGTGGGGATTCGCCAGTCTGCCCCGCTCACCCAGCGCACCTGGCAAATTAACGGGATTCATCTCGAACCGGGGGTGGGGGTCACGGCGCAGGTGGATGGTTATCCGGTGACCCTGGGGCGGTGGCCGATGGACAACCCATTACCTATTGCCCTAGAACCGGGTCAGACCGTGGTGGCCTTCCAGGTTGGGGGCAAGCCCGTGGGGGTACTGCACCTACAGGATCAGGTGCGCCCGGAAGCCGCCGCAGTGGTTCAGGAATTGCAGGCGCAGGGTATCCAGGTGCGGGTGCTGAGTGGGGATCGGCCGGAGGTTGTCCAACATCTGGCGCAAACCCTGGGGTTACGGTCTGACCAGGTGCAGGGGGGACTATTCCCAGCGGATAAGGTCGCCTGGGTGACCCAATGGCAAAATCAAGGCCAACGGGTGGCGGTGGTGGGAGATGGCAGTAACGATGCCCCGGCATTGGTGGCCGCCCATGTCGGTATGGCAATGGCGCAGGGCACCCAAGTGGCTTTAGAAAGTGCTGGCATTGTACTAATCCATAACAACCTGCGGGATGTGGTGGCGGCCTTGACCCTGAGTCGGCGCACCTTGGCCAAAATTTACCAGAATCTGGCCTGGGCATTTTTGTACAATGTCATTGCAATTCCCCTGGCAGCGGGGGTATTTTTGCCCTGGGGCTGGGCGTTGACCCCTACGCTGGCGGCTGGATTGATGGCGGGGAGCTCCCTGGGGGTGATTTTGAATTCCTTGACCCTGCGCCCCCCGGCTCCCAGTCCCTAA
- a CDS encoding leucyl aminopeptidase encodes MELLTVTTHPQDWIGDLLCIGFWQDQVELVGDVAEVDSCLGGAIQELIQETEFKGKPGSPSVTRLGAGSPVKKLALLGLGKADTVSLEVYRKAAATAAKTAKSHKSHRLGLHLPSTDQPADTLTGALTEGILLALHQDNRFKSDPEDKPPVLERVEFLGIDGGAAGIDQAQQLVSGVILARELVAAPASLVTPTTLAETALSLAQTYGFNVTILEREDCERLGMGAFLGVARGADTPPKFIHLTYTPAVPPQKHLAIVGKGVTFDSGGLNLKTQGGIETMKMDMAGAAAVLGCFKVLGQLQPPVQVHGIIAATENMINGQAMHPGDILTASNGKTIEVNNTDAEGRLTLADALVYAEKLAVDAIVDLATLTGACIVALGDDIAGLWSSQDELAQGLLQAAAVTGEKIWRMPLEEKYFEGMKSPIADMKNAGGRSAGSITGALFLQQYIQKTPWAHLDVAGPVWSDKGNAYGGAGATGFGVRLLVQWLLSQ; translated from the coding sequence ATGGAATTATTGACCGTGACCACGCATCCCCAGGATTGGATTGGCGATCTACTATGTATCGGCTTTTGGCAAGACCAGGTGGAACTGGTGGGGGATGTGGCCGAGGTGGATAGCTGCTTGGGGGGGGCGATTCAGGAATTGATCCAGGAAACCGAATTTAAGGGTAAACCGGGTAGCCCCAGTGTGACCCGGTTGGGTGCTGGTAGCCCGGTGAAAAAACTCGCCCTATTGGGTTTGGGGAAAGCGGATACGGTCAGCCTGGAAGTCTATCGTAAAGCGGCGGCGACAGCGGCCAAAACCGCCAAATCCCATAAATCCCACCGCCTGGGGTTACATTTACCCAGCACTGACCAGCCCGCAGATACCTTGACCGGGGCGCTCACCGAAGGAATTTTGTTGGCTCTGCACCAGGACAATCGCTTCAAATCCGACCCGGAAGACAAACCCCCCGTCCTGGAGCGGGTAGAGTTTCTGGGCATAGACGGGGGCGCAGCGGGCATTGACCAGGCGCAACAACTGGTTTCCGGGGTGATTTTGGCCAGAGAATTAGTGGCGGCTCCGGCCAGCTTAGTCACCCCTACGACTCTGGCGGAAACGGCTTTATCGCTAGCCCAGACCTACGGGTTTAATGTCACCATCCTGGAACGGGAGGACTGCGAACGCCTGGGCATGGGGGCGTTTCTGGGCGTGGCGCGGGGAGCGGATACGCCGCCTAAGTTTATCCACCTCACCTACACCCCGGCGGTGCCCCCCCAAAAACACCTGGCCATTGTGGGCAAAGGGGTGACCTTTGATTCCGGCGGGTTGAACCTGAAAACCCAGGGCGGTATTGAAACCATGAAGATGGATATGGCCGGTGCCGCCGCTGTTTTGGGTTGTTTTAAGGTCTTGGGGCAATTGCAACCCCCGGTGCAGGTGCATGGGATTATCGCCGCCACCGAAAATATGATCAACGGTCAGGCCATGCACCCAGGGGACATTCTCACCGCCAGCAATGGCAAAACCATCGAAGTCAACAACACCGATGCGGAGGGGCGGTTGACCCTGGCGGATGCCCTGGTGTATGCGGAAAAGTTGGCAGTAGATGCCATCGTGGATTTGGCGACCCTGACCGGGGCGTGCATCGTGGCCTTGGGGGATGACATTGCCGGGTTGTGGAGTTCCCAGGATGAACTGGCGCAGGGTTTACTCCAGGCGGCGGCGGTCACGGGGGAAAAAATTTGGCGGATGCCCCTAGAAGAAAAATACTTTGAGGGCATGAAATCCCCGATTGCCGATATGAAAAATGCGGGCGGGCGCAGTGCCGGTTCCATCACCGGGGCGTTGTTTTTGCAACAGTACATCCAAAAAACCCCCTGGGCGCATCTGGATGTGGCCGGCCCGGTGTGGAGCGATAAGGGCAATGCCTACGGGGGGGCGGGAGCCACCGGGTTTGGGGTGCGGTTGCTGGTGCAATGGCTTTTGAGCCAGTAG
- a CDS encoding SRPBCC family protein — protein MTRLSDPCVLDFDVRQFTDAPLQMAGEFIFNASPEVVFDRVASPEGIVSWFPTLYAATGEHSASENGDTWGAGSKRYCNTRLMGTLNETILYWHPPQAYAYSVKNWAMPIKDHCGVMIVEPWGAHQTRFIWHQYYTPVGLFLRYLFPAMMIYMMNQGLEQLRQTLGGTGGQMRKVS, from the coding sequence ATGACCCGCCTCTCTGACCCTTGTGTGTTGGATTTCGATGTCCGTCAATTCACCGATGCCCCCTTGCAGATGGCCGGGGAATTTATCTTCAATGCCAGCCCGGAAGTAGTGTTTGACCGGGTAGCCAGCCCGGAAGGGATTGTGTCGTGGTTCCCTACCCTATACGCCGCCACCGGGGAGCATTCTGCCTCGGAAAATGGGGATACTTGGGGAGCCGGGAGCAAACGCTACTGTAACACGCGTTTAATGGGGACACTCAACGAGACCATTCTTTATTGGCATCCACCGCAAGCCTATGCCTACAGTGTCAAAAACTGGGCGATGCCGATCAAGGACCACTGTGGGGTAATGATCGTTGAGCCTTGGGGAGCGCACCAGACTCGTTTCATTTGGCACCAATACTACACGCCGGTGGGGTTGTTTTTGCGGTATCTTTTTCCGGCCATGATGATCTACATGATGAACCAGGGGTTAGAGCAACTGAGGCAAACCCTGGGCGGTACTGGTGGCCAGATGCGTAAAGTAAGTTAG
- a CDS encoding TetR/AcrR family transcriptional regulator — protein MTTKGEQTQRRIIEVAAELFWKNSYQGVNTHTISEVAGVNKATLYRYFASKDDLALAVIAYYGDLVVTTVFAESFRVADDPLDCLAEIYRRVYQTALEQIGKHGISPGCPFVNLVVEMATVNPAIRQAIDHCFARFAVYYRRLVQTAKHRGISPAHLDEDQTVKALINIMNGAMVASKVKNQPEEILKMAAVAQQMLKG, from the coding sequence ATGACCACCAAAGGAGAGCAGACCCAACGACGCATCATCGAAGTTGCCGCCGAGTTGTTCTGGAAAAACAGCTATCAGGGGGTCAATACCCACACCATCAGCGAGGTGGCGGGGGTGAACAAGGCAACCCTGTACCGCTACTTTGCTTCCAAGGATGATCTGGCCTTAGCGGTGATTGCGTACTACGGCGATTTGGTCGTTACCACCGTCTTTGCCGAGAGTTTCCGGGTTGCCGACGACCCCCTGGACTGTCTGGCGGAGATTTACCGGCGGGTGTATCAAACCGCTCTGGAGCAAATCGGCAAGCATGGGATCAGCCCCGGTTGCCCGTTTGTGAACCTGGTAGTCGAGATGGCGACGGTCAACCCCGCCATTCGTCAGGCCATTGACCACTGCTTTGCTCGGTTTGCCGTTTATTACCGGCGCCTTGTCCAAACCGCAAAACACCGGGGGATTAGCCCCGCCCACCTCGATGAAGACCAAACCGTCAAGGCTTTGATCAACATCATGAATGGGGCAATGGTAGCCTCGAAAGTCAAGAATCAGCCTGAGGAGATTCTAAAAATGGCCGCCGTTGCCCAACAGATGCTCAAAGGCTAA